A DNA window from Accipiter gentilis chromosome 30, bAccGen1.1, whole genome shotgun sequence contains the following coding sequences:
- the LOC126052588 gene encoding cullin-9-like isoform X1: MVNERHNGNLLVHLGAKLQAYPEELLRQRRGHDGQPEYLIQWSIISLEERAVEGSSASSAETKPENISMWMSAEEVCASCPALLGKRKLEGQWVKEEKAASPFAADVPLDEASLLEMKADVRSLTQRAGRQMAETGTPESSILNTIHVLSAYASIGSLAGAFKETGALDLLMKMLCHKEKQIRRSAGKMLRALASHDAGSWAYVLLSLSQQDGIEQHMDFDSRYTLLELFAETTSSEEHCMSFEGIHLPQIPGKLLFVLVKRYLCVTSLMDKLSSGVEQGGEQQDGVVLSPLAEERSRVKQEFEFSMAMANLILELVHVMGWDHGHKPEPLPQQELRPRTTRSIFQHRATSCTVAQAAPAPPPKEPSIFKTRSAFPSRSSYVEYMQANLVRGMRVRMLEDYEQVSAGDEGDFRQSNDGTPPVQVYWQALGCTYWVHWHMVEIIGPSGQEEHEGQEKASALTRNHKLAAVAQPFFCKPFGGLYSLPYLGEQPTKAAEALSRAEWWELLFFVKKLEVQEQKEIISLIQQDQGEQLLEVDEEALIQLSVPAELAQKMLRVLEQRCQGSARCDLRGSHVYAKYFLGREAEQDGGGGPAVSSEGAGCRSTGPEAKAAEEDLSTATVPPRAPTAAAKSDSQLFSELLEREGLFFPEVTEEQIKALGSCEGVNERGSLAKMAAVVDVVQSSSSEVGLRLAGLKHIVKILEEEPEPEQQVGRAQGGLGTRSVGEKLAKLVVELLSAEAAEKALVAVTLRLLAVLMAKYDWRVPFATEGGVRAVLACMRQHASSALVQQAGLAALKVLVGAAAGEPGGAGGKPLNHADAQMMREIFASIGSASSEGSSGLLSAIPAAVSTLQRVPGGSSGVRNGLLVVNMLMDGHRGLAEQLASCDLPRVLQSCWQDGQSAGCPHAMLALGAINRLAEHRLPPGLETAGREAPLDLRGVRTLLGGLGDGVLSKEVVVALERQLCGEGPVPSGEAARLLRDPRCFRLLLRSFELLGAEKGVSLSILRILNKFLDGYQEDVLPWHECVEPCLSSLSAHSSDREVVQEVVGFLHRLATASKDCAVVMCRVGTREALSKALDKHGTAPALAPALLDLVIDCEKYASLYKKLTTSILAGCIQLVLGQIEEHRRSHRPIGIPFFDVFLHNLCRGSSVEVKEDKCWEKVQVSSNPHRASKLTDRNPKTYWESNGSTGSHFITVHMQCGVVIREMSMLVASEDSSYMPARVVVLGGDSPATIRTELNAVTILPSDSRVILLENMTRFWPVIQIRVKRCQQGGIDTRVRGIEVLGPKPTFWPIFKEQLCRRTFLSCTARAHAWCEEICRDRGCLLQLFGRLNRALRHEQGFADRFLPDDEAARALGRTCWEALVNPLVQSITSPDPRGISPLAWLLSEYLESVEPSGCATSRGAVFGSCVRRLTQLLVHVDPGGGLEPEEARTAGRKEGKNKEVPARAVKVAVEKSSSLRGISQCWRGVVQQQVQRFLEVAGQAPDLVERYCGLYQRLRGATEELFGQQAAFVLALGQGFAGALLQLSFLTTLHVSEQFARYLDVQIQELHGAAGSTRPLRRLQRILEPFVVFSGLELAHTFEHFYRHYLGDRLLVQGPSWLEGAIVEQIGLCFPSRFPQEMLSNLAESEELQQQFYLFQLQERDKQLLELDVDPDEAPGTASVADGPEVKVLALSPRCWPISPFCYMDEPGRFFSAALSSPLDEFADFCRQSQSQLGWECTKPRRLQWTWLGHAELRFGDCVLHVSTLQMYILLCFNSAEEVAVEALLQATGLPADLVHHALTPLTHGEGVLVRSCTPGAPGALRLNQAALARASGRHLRLLPRQRYLRAERADVSALERKRNVLCCLITRILKVEKQLHIDNLVFRVIDACQKGELGPGLRFLSFCCHSVDVLSCVLHLLNQGYLRRQEERPHVLEYISAEPATPPTSQVQPQVAFQTVEIKTAASPASAERRQTFSTFR; this comes from the exons ATGGTGAATGAGAGGCATAATGGCAACCTGCTTGTGCACCTGGGAGCCAAACTGCAGGCCTACCCGGAGGAGCTGCTCCGGCAGCGGCGAGGCCACGACGGCCAGCCCGAGTACCTGATCCAGTGGAGCATCATCAGCTTGGAAGAGAGAGCAGTGGAAGGCAGCAGTGCCTCCTCCGCAGAGACCAAGCCGGAGAACATCTCGATGTGGATGTCTGCAGAAGAGGTCTGTGCCAGCTGCCCGGCGCTGCTGGGCAAGAGGAAGCTGGAAGGGCAGTGGGTGAAAGAGGAGAAGGCAGCCAGCCCGTTCGCTGCAGATGTCCCGCTGGATGAGGCCTCGCTGCTGGAGATGAAGGCTGATGTCAGGAGCCTGACGCAGCGAGCTGGCCGGCAGATGGCCGAGACCGGGACCCCGGAGTCCTCCATCCTCAACACCATCCACGTGCTGAGCGCGTACGCCAGCATTGGCTCGCTGGCGGGCGCCTTCAAGGAGACGGGAGCCCTCGACTTGCTGATGAAGATGCTGTGCCACAAGGAGAAGCAAATCCGCCGCAGTGCCGGCAAGATGCTGAGGGCCCTGGCTTCGCACGACGCag GGAGCTGGGCCTATGTCCTGCTGTCGCTGAGCCAGCAGGATGGCATTGAGCAGCACATGGACTTCGACAGTCGCTACACCTTGCTGGAGCTGTTTGCTGAGACAACATCCTCTGAAGAGCACTGCATGTCCTTTGAGGGGATTCATCTTCCCCAG ATCCCCGGGAAGCTGCTGTTCGTTCTGGTGAAGCGCTACCTGTGTGTCACTTCTCTGATGGACAAGCTCAGCAGTGGCgtggagcagggaggggagcagcagGACGGCGTTGTGCTGAGCCCGCTCGCTGAGGAGAGGAGCCGTGTGAAGCAGGAGTTTGAGTTCAGCATGGCTATGGCAAACCTCATCTTGGAGCTGGTGCACGTGATGGGCTGGGACCACGGCCACAAGCCAGAGCCGCTGCCCCAACAGGAGCTACGGCCTCGCACCACCCGCTCCATCTTCCAGCACAGGGCCACATCCTGCACCGTTGCTCAAGCAGCCCCCGCTCCCCCACCAAAAGAGCCCAGCATCTTCAAGACACGCTCGGCCTTCCCAAGCCGCAGCAGTTACGTGGAGTACATGCAGGCAAACCTGGTGCGCGGCATGAGGGTCCGCATGCTGGAGGACTACGAGCAGGTCAGCGCGGGGGACGAGGGTGACTTCCGCCAGAGCAACGATGGCACGCCGCCCGTGCAG GTGTACTGGCAAGCCCTAGGCTGTACCTACTGGGTTCACTGGCACATGGTGGAGATCATCGGCCCTTCGGGGCAAGAGGAGCATGAGGGCCAGGAGAAGGCGTCCGCCCTGACACGCAACCACAAACTGGCAGCAG tTGCGCAGCCGTTTTTCTGCAAGCCCTTTGGGGGCCTGTACTCTCTGCCTTACCTGGGGGAGCAGCCGACCAAGGCTGCAGAGGCCCTGAGCCGTGCCGAGTGGTGGGAGCTGCTCTTCTTCGTGAAGAAGCTGGAAGTGCAGGAGCAGAAAGAGATCATCTCTCTCATCCAGCAGGACCAGGGAGAGCAG CTGTTGGAGGTGGATGAAGAAGCTCTGATCCAGCTGTCGGTACCTGCGGAGCTGGCCCAGAAGATGCTGCGGGTCTTGGAGCAGCGGTGCCAGGGCAGCGCTCGGTGTGACCTGCGCGGCTCCCACGTCTACGCCAAATACTTCctcggcagggaggccgagcagGATGGCGGGGGTGGCCCCGCAGTGTCCTCGGAGGGTGCCGGCTGCAGGAGCACCGGTCCTGAAGCCAAGGCGGCAGAGGAAGACCTTTCCACAGCCACAGTGCCGCCCCGAGCCCCCACTGCAGCGGCAAAGTCGGATTCCCAGCTGTTCAGCGAGCTCCTGGAGAGGGAAGGGCTGTTCTTCCCCGAGGTGACGGAGGAGCAGATCAAAG CGTTGGGCAGCTGTGAGGGGGTGAACGAGAGGGGCTCGCTGGCCAAGATGGCAGCCGTGGTGGACGTggtccagagcagcagctcggaGGTGGGGCTGCGCTTAGCCGGGCTCAAGCACATCGTGAAGATCCTGGAGGAGGAGCCCGAGCCTGAGCAGCAAGTCGGCAGAGCCCAGGGCGGGCTGGGGACCAGGAGCGTTGG GGAGAAGCTGGCAAAGTTGGTGGTGGAGCTGCTGAGCGCCGAGGCGGCAGAGAAGGCCCTGGTGGCGGTGACGCTGCGGCTGCTGGCCGTGCTCATGGCGAAGTACGACTGGCGCGTGCCGTTCGCCACGGAGGGCGGCGTGCGGGCTGTGCTGGCCTGCATGCGGCAGCACGCCTCCTCTGCCCTGGTGCAGCAGGCCGGCCTGGCG GCCCTGAAAGTGTTGGTGGGAGCCGCGGCCGGTGAGCCGGGAGGTGCCGGTGGGAAGCCCCTGAACCACGCTGACGCGCAGATGATGCGGGAGATCTTTGCCAGCATCGGCTCTGCCTCCAGCGAGGGCTCGTCCGGCCTGCTGAGTGCCATCCCTGCTGCCGTCAGCACCCTGCAGAGGGTCCCAGG GGGCTCCTCAGGTGTGCGGAACGGCTTGCTGGTGGTGAACATGCTGATGGACGGCCACCGGGGCCTGGCGGAGCAGCTGGCCAGCTGCGAtctccccagggtgctgcagagctgctggcaggacgGGCAGAGCGCCGGCTGCCCTCACGCGATGCTGGCCCTCGGCGCCATCAACCGCCTCGCGGAGCACCGGCTGCCCCCGGGCCTGGAGACGGCAG GCAGAGAGGCCCCGCTGGACCTGAGGGGCGTGCGGACGCTGCTGGGCGGCCTGGGTGACGGCGTCTTGTccaaggaggtggtggtggcacTGGAGCGGCAGCTCTGCGGCGAAGGCCCCGTCCCCTCCGGCGAGGCGGCTCGGCTGCTGCGGGACCCCAGAtgcttcaggctgctgctgcGGAGCTTCGAGCTGCTGGGCGCAGAGAAGGGCGTGAGCCTGAGCATCCTCAG GATCCTGAACAAGTTCCTGGACGGTTACCAGGAGGACGTGCTGCCCTGGCACGAGTGTGTGGAGCCCTGTTTGTCCTCCCTGAGCGCCCACAGCAGCGACCGGGAG GTGGTGCAGGAGGTGGTCGGCTTCCTGCACCGGCTGGCCACCGCCAGCAAGGACTGCGCGGTGGTGATGTGCCGCGTGGGCACCCGCGAGGCTCTGTCCAAAGCCCTGGACAAGCATGGcacagccccggcgctggcgccGGCCCTGCTCGACCTGGTGATCGACTGCGAGAAGTACGCCAGCCTCTACAAGAAGCTGACGACCAGCATCTTGGCCGGCTGCATCCAG CTGGTCCTGGGGCAGATTGAGGAGCACCGCCGGAGCCACCGGCCCATCGGCATCCCCTTCTTTGACGTCTTTCTGCACAACCTGTGCCGAG GCTCCAGCGTGGAGGTGAAGGAGGACAAGTGTTGGGAGAAGGTGCAGGTCTCCTCCAACCCCCACCGGGCCAGCAAGCTCACGGACAGGAACCCCAAGACCTACTGGGAGTCGAACGGCAGCACCGGCTCCCACTTCATCACCGTCCACATGCAGTGCGGCGTGGTGATCag GGAGATGAGCATGTTGGTGGCCAGCGAGGACTCCAGCTACATGCCAGCCCGTGTCGTGGTGCTGGGGGGAGACAGCCCGGCCACCATCAGGACGGAGCTCAACGCA GTGACCATCCTGCCCTCGGACAGCAGAGTGATCCTGCTGGAGAACATGACCCGCTTCTGGCCCGTCATCCAGATCCGGGTGAAGCGGTGCCAGCAG GGTGGCATCGACACGCGTGTGCGTGGCATCGAGGTGCTGGGTCCCAAGCCGACGTTCTGGCCCATCTTCAAGGAGCAGCTGTGCCGGCGGACGTTCCTCTCCTGCACTGCTCGGGCTCACGCCTGGTGCGAGGAGATCTGCCGTGACCGGGGGTGTCTGCTGCAGCTCTTCGGCAG GCTGAACCGGGCGCTGCGGCACGAGCAGGGCTTCGCCGACCGCTTCCTTCCTGACGACGAGGCAGCCCGCGCCTTGGGCAGGACGTGCTGGGAGGCCCTGGTGAACCCCTTGGTGCAGAGCATCACCAGCCCAG ACCCGCGTGGCATCAGCCCCCTGGCCTGGCTGCTGAGTGAGTACCTGGAGAGCGTGGAGCCGTCCGGCTGCGCCACGAGCCGCGGTGCCGTCTTTGGTTCCTGCGTGCGGCGCCTGACCCAGCTCCTGGTGCACGTGGACCCCGGCGGCGGCCTGGAGCCGGAGGAGGCGAGGACAGCCG gcaggaaggaggggaagaacaaGGAGGTACCAGCCAGGGCCGTGAAGGTGGCGGTGGAGAAGTCAAGCAGCCTGCGGGGCATCTCACAGTGCTGGCGTGGCGTGGTGCAGCAGCAG GTGCAGCGGTTCCTGGAGGTGGCGGGGCAGGCGCCGGACCTCGTGGAGCGATACTGCGGGCTGTACCAGCGCCTGCGTGGCGCCACGGAGGAGCTCTTCGGGCAACAGGCCGCCTTCGTGCTGGCCTTGGGCCAGGGCTTCGCGGGGGCTTTGCTGCAGCTCTCCTTCCTTACCACCCTGCAC GTGAGCGAGCAGTTCGCCCGCTACCTTGACGTGCAGATCCAGGAGCTCCACGGGGCTGCGGGCAGCACGAGGCCGCTGCGGCGGCTGCAGCGGATCCTGGAGCCCTTCGTCGTCTTCAGCGGCCTGGAGCTCGCCCACACCTTTGAGCACTTCTACCG GCACTACCTGGGCGACCGGCTCCTGGTGCAAGGGCCGTCCTGGCTGGAAGGAGCCATCGTGGAGCAGATCGGGCTGTGCTTCCCTAGCCGCTTCCCCCAAGAGATGCTGAGCAACTTGGCCGAGTCGGAGGAGCTCCAGCAGCAGTTCTACCTCTTCCAGCTACAGGAGCGGGacaagcagctgctggagctggacgTGGACCCGGACGAG GCACCAGGGACGGCCTCGGTGGCGGACGGGCCGGAGGTGAAGGTGCTAGCCCTGTCCCCGCGCTGCTGGCCCATTTCCCCGTTCTGCTACATGGATGAACCCGGGAGGTTTTTCTCGGCGGCGCTGAGCTCCCCGCTGGACGAATTCGCCGACTTCTGCCGACAGA GCCAGAGCCAGCTGGGCTGGGAGTGCACGAAGCCCCGGCGGTTGCAGTGGACGTGGCTGGGCCACGCCGAGCTGCGCTTTGGAGACTGCGTCCTCCACGTGTCCACGCTGCAGATGTACATCCTGCTGTGCTTCAACAGCGCCGAG GAGGTGGCCGTGGAGGCCCTGCTGCAGGCTACGGGGCTCCCCGCTGACCTGGTGCACCACGCGCTGACGCCGCTGACCCACGGCGAGGGCGTCCTGGTGCGGAGCTGCACGCCGGGAG CTCCAGGTGCGCTGCGGCTGAACCAGGCGGCCCTGGCCCGTGCCTCTGGCCGCCACCTGAGGCTGCTGCCCCGGCAGAGGTACCTGCGGGCAGAGAGGGCTGACGTCAGCGCCCTGGAAAGGAAGAGGAACGTCCTCTGCTGCCTCATCACCCGCATCCTCAAGGTGGAGAAGCAGCTCCACATTGACAACCTGGTGTTTAGG GTGATCGATGCCTGCCAGAAGGGCGAGTTGGGGCCGGGGCTGCGATTCCTGAGCTTCTGCTGCCACAGCGTGGACGTGCTGTCCTGTGTCCTGCACCTGCTGAACCAGGGCTATCTCCGGCGCCAGGAGGAGAGGCCTCATGTCTTGGAATACATCTCTGCTGAACCCGCAACACCCCCTACCTCCCAGGTCCAGCCCCAGGTTGCCTTCCAGACTGTAGAAATCAAGACAGCAGCAAGCCCTGCCTCTGCTGAAAGGAGACAGACTTTTTCCACCTTCAGGTAG